In Paenibacillus phoenicis, one genomic interval encodes:
- the pruA gene encoding L-glutamate gamma-semialdehyde dehydrogenase gives MSTTAKLEAFRNEPFTDFSQESARQAMEAAISQVKSELGREIPLQIGGEKIFTEAKIRSINPGNLDETMGWVSKADQELAEKAMQAALTAFESWKKVPPRERAQYLLKAAKLMTERKHEFSALMVLEAGKNYAEADADTAEAIDFLNFYAREMIRLSEINETMPLTPVPGEQNRLTYIPLGVGVIIPPWNFPLAICVGMTSAAIVAGNTVLLKPASNTPVIAYKFAALMEEVDLPAGVLNFIPGSGSEVGDYLTTHPKTRFISFTGSKEVGLRISKLAADTAPGQIWIKRLVAEMGGKDGIVVDETADLDAAAQAIVTSAFGFQGQKCSAGSRAFIVESVYDEVVEKVVSLTKQLEIGLPEHNKAVGPVIDEASFRKILDYIEVGKQEGQLLTGGQQAEGNGYYIEPTVFAGVDGKARIMQEEIFGPVLAIGKAKDWREAIALYNDTEFGLTGSFFSRDEDRISEALETMHCGNLYVNRKCTGALVGAHPFGGFNMSGTDSKAGGYDYLLLFTQAKLTSRKL, from the coding sequence ATGAGCACAACCGCAAAACTGGAAGCTTTCCGCAACGAACCGTTTACCGACTTTAGTCAGGAATCGGCCCGCCAGGCCATGGAAGCCGCGATTTCCCAAGTGAAATCGGAGCTGGGACGGGAGATTCCGCTGCAGATCGGCGGTGAGAAGATTTTTACGGAGGCCAAAATCCGTTCAATCAACCCCGGCAATCTCGATGAAACGATGGGTTGGGTCAGCAAAGCCGATCAGGAGCTGGCCGAGAAAGCGATGCAGGCTGCACTTACGGCGTTTGAATCGTGGAAAAAGGTGCCGCCCCGCGAACGCGCACAGTACCTGCTGAAAGCCGCCAAGCTCATGACCGAACGGAAGCATGAGTTCTCCGCCCTGATGGTGCTCGAAGCCGGCAAGAACTACGCTGAAGCGGACGCCGATACGGCGGAGGCGATCGATTTTCTGAATTTTTACGCACGGGAAATGATCCGCCTGAGCGAGATCAACGAAACGATGCCGCTGACGCCAGTCCCGGGGGAGCAAAACCGGCTGACCTACATCCCGCTCGGCGTTGGTGTCATCATTCCGCCATGGAATTTCCCGCTGGCGATCTGCGTGGGCATGACCTCGGCGGCGATTGTGGCTGGCAACACCGTGCTGCTCAAGCCCGCCTCCAACACCCCGGTCATCGCCTACAAGTTCGCTGCGCTGATGGAGGAGGTTGACTTGCCGGCCGGAGTGCTGAACTTCATCCCCGGCAGCGGCTCTGAGGTTGGCGATTATCTGACCACGCACCCGAAAACCCGGTTCATCAGCTTCACCGGCTCGAAGGAGGTCGGACTGCGCATCAGCAAGTTGGCAGCCGATACGGCACCCGGGCAGATCTGGATCAAGCGGCTGGTCGCCGAAATGGGCGGCAAGGACGGCATCGTCGTTGATGAAACTGCAGATCTGGATGCGGCTGCTCAGGCCATCGTGACCTCAGCTTTTGGGTTCCAGGGACAAAAATGCTCCGCCGGATCCCGCGCTTTCATCGTAGAGTCCGTCTACGACGAAGTGGTGGAGAAAGTCGTGTCTTTGACGAAGCAGCTGGAGATTGGCCTCCCCGAGCACAATAAAGCGGTTGGACCGGTGATCGACGAGGCTTCTTTCCGCAAAATCCTCGATTACATTGAGGTCGGCAAACAGGAAGGGCAGCTCCTTACCGGCGGACAGCAAGCCGAAGGCAACGGCTATTATATCGAACCCACCGTGTTCGCCGGCGTTGATGGGAAGGCGCGGATTATGCAGGAGGAGATTTTCGGGCCGGTGCTGGCGATCGGCAAAGCGAAGGATTGGCGCGAAGCGATCGCGTTGTACAACGATACTGAGTTTGGGCTGACGGGGTCGTTCTTTTCCCGGGATGAGGATCGCATCAGCGAAGCGCTGGAAACAATGCACTGCGGCAATCTGTACGTGAACCGCAAATGCACCGGGGCGTTGGTCGGCGCCCACCCGTTTGGCGGCTTTAATATGTCGGGAACCGACTCGAAAGCCGGCGGCTATGACTACCTGCTGCTGTTCACCCAAGCCAAGCTGACTTCCCGGAAGCTGTAG
- a CDS encoding Glu/Leu/Phe/Val family dehydrogenase: MIMNGKRTLSENMDVLTSTQQVIRMALQTMNEPPAMFDLLKEPLRMLTVRIPVKMDDGSVQVFTGYRAQHNDAVGPTKGGVRFHPDVTAEEVKALSMWMSIKCGIVSLPYGGGKGGIACDPRTMSMRELEALSRGYVRAISQLVGPTKDIPAPDVYTNSQVMAWMMDEYSRIREFDSPSFITGKPLVLGGSYGRESSTALGVTIVLKEAAKMAGMAVEGSRVIIQGFGNAGSYLAKFLHDAGAIIVGIADARGALYDPNGLDILELLDRRDSFGAVTHLYSNRITNQELLVKECDILVPAAIENQLTEENAPHIQAKLIVEAANGPTTYAATEILSKRGVLIVPDVLASAGGVVVSYFEWVQNNQGYYWPLEEVNAKLEQLLVDAFHKVYQTSVTRRVNMRLAAYIVGLKRMTEAVKWRGWI; this comes from the coding sequence ATGATTATGAACGGGAAACGAACACTTTCGGAAAATATGGACGTTTTGACCAGCACCCAACAGGTCATTCGCATGGCGCTCCAGACGATGAACGAGCCGCCGGCGATGTTTGACCTGCTCAAGGAGCCGCTGCGGATGCTGACCGTACGGATTCCGGTGAAGATGGACGACGGCTCGGTCCAGGTCTTTACCGGTTACCGCGCTCAGCACAATGACGCGGTCGGGCCGACCAAAGGCGGCGTGCGGTTCCACCCCGACGTGACGGCGGAGGAAGTGAAGGCCTTGTCGATGTGGATGAGCATCAAATGCGGCATCGTGTCGCTGCCCTACGGCGGCGGTAAAGGCGGAATCGCCTGCGACCCGCGGACGATGTCGATGCGCGAGCTGGAAGCCTTAAGCCGCGGGTACGTCCGGGCGATCAGCCAATTGGTTGGGCCGACCAAGGATATCCCGGCGCCTGACGTGTACACCAATTCGCAGGTGATGGCCTGGATGATGGACGAGTACAGCCGGATCCGCGAATTCGATTCGCCCAGCTTCATCACCGGCAAACCGCTGGTGCTCGGCGGCTCCTACGGACGGGAATCGTCGACAGCCCTTGGCGTCACGATCGTGCTGAAGGAGGCCGCAAAGATGGCCGGCATGGCGGTGGAAGGCTCGCGGGTCATCATCCAAGGCTTTGGCAATGCCGGCAGCTACCTGGCGAAGTTTCTGCATGACGCCGGGGCCATCATCGTTGGCATTGCGGATGCGCGCGGCGCGCTGTACGATCCAAACGGGCTCGATATCCTCGAGCTGTTGGATCGGCGGGATTCTTTTGGCGCGGTGACCCACCTCTACTCCAACCGGATCACAAATCAGGAACTGCTTGTGAAGGAATGCGATATCCTCGTGCCGGCTGCGATCGAAAACCAACTCACCGAGGAAAACGCGCCGCACATCCAAGCTAAGCTGATCGTCGAAGCGGCCAACGGTCCAACGACGTATGCAGCAACGGAAATTTTGTCCAAGCGCGGGGTTCTGATTGTGCCGGATGTCCTAGCGAGTGCGGGCGGCGTGGTCGTATCCTATTTTGAGTGGGTGCAAAACAATCAGGGTTACTACTGGCCGCTGGAGGAAGTGAACGCGAAGCTGGAGCAGCTGTTGGTGGACGCTTTTCACAAGGTTTATCAGACTTCGGTGACACGCCGGGTGAACATGCGTCTTGCCGCATATATCGTGGGGCTGAAGCGAATGACCGAGGCGGTAAAATGGCGGGGGTGGATTTAA
- a CDS encoding NAD-dependent malic enzyme — translation MARTLIIIRLELDHKKASFGDVAAAVSGAGGDITSIDVISSAKGSSVRDITVDTGDQDETAFVKALRKLHGVRLINVSDRTFLMHLGGKIAIEPTMPIRNRDDLSQVYTPGVAKICTAIHESRNKAFSLTIKRNTVAVITDGTAVLGLGNIGPYAAAPVMEGKAMLFKQLAGVDAFPLCLDTSDTEEIIRTVKAISPIFGGINLEDISSPRCFEIEQRLAEELDIPVFHDDQHGTAVVVIAGLINALKVVGKSMSEVRVVVSGVGAAGVSICKMLLSAGVTKLVPVDKEGAIVRGGTYSHPMWQWLAEQPQVESQPGSLQDVLPGADVFIGVSAGNLLTGEHLRTMNEQPIVFALANPHPEVDPEVGLAHAAVFATGRSDYPNQINNVLVFPGVFRGALDCRARVVNEAMKLAAAQAIASAVTDEERNEQYIIPSIFNDQVVPLVRKAVINAAIATGVSRRIPPDFR, via the coding sequence ATGGCACGTACGTTAATTATTATCCGATTGGAGCTCGACCATAAGAAGGCCAGCTTCGGCGATGTCGCTGCTGCGGTGAGCGGTGCCGGAGGCGACATTACGTCGATCGACGTGATCTCCTCGGCTAAAGGATCTTCGGTACGCGACATTACCGTCGATACGGGCGACCAAGACGAAACGGCGTTCGTCAAGGCGCTTCGCAAGCTGCATGGTGTCCGGCTGATCAACGTCTCCGATCGCACGTTTCTCATGCATCTCGGCGGTAAAATCGCCATCGAGCCAACGATGCCAATTCGCAACCGCGACGATCTGTCGCAGGTGTATACGCCAGGGGTCGCCAAAATCTGCACGGCGATCCACGAAAGTCGAAACAAGGCGTTTTCGCTGACGATTAAACGCAACACTGTGGCGGTCATCACGGACGGAACCGCCGTGTTGGGGCTTGGCAATATCGGTCCGTACGCCGCGGCGCCGGTGATGGAAGGCAAGGCGATGCTGTTTAAGCAGCTGGCCGGGGTTGATGCTTTTCCGCTCTGCCTGGATACGAGCGATACGGAAGAAATCATTCGTACCGTTAAAGCGATCAGTCCGATTTTTGGCGGCATCAATCTGGAGGACATCAGCTCCCCCCGGTGCTTCGAAATTGAGCAGCGGCTGGCGGAGGAACTGGACATCCCGGTCTTCCATGACGATCAGCACGGAACAGCGGTGGTCGTGATCGCCGGGTTAATTAACGCGCTGAAGGTCGTCGGCAAATCGATGTCCGAGGTGCGGGTCGTGGTAAGCGGTGTTGGGGCAGCGGGTGTCTCCATTTGCAAAATGCTGCTGTCCGCAGGCGTAACTAAGCTTGTGCCGGTGGACAAGGAGGGAGCGATTGTCCGCGGTGGAACGTACAGCCACCCGATGTGGCAGTGGCTCGCGGAGCAGCCGCAGGTGGAAAGTCAGCCCGGCTCGCTGCAAGATGTCCTGCCTGGTGCTGACGTGTTCATCGGCGTCTCTGCGGGGAATCTGCTGACCGGTGAACATTTGCGGACGATGAACGAGCAGCCGATCGTGTTTGCCCTCGCCAACCCGCACCCGGAGGTTGATCCGGAGGTAGGGCTGGCTCACGCAGCTGTCTTCGCGACCGGCCGAAGCGACTATCCGAACCAGATCAACAACGTGCTTGTGTTCCCCGGCGTCTTCCGCGGCGCGCTCGATTGTCGGGCCCGCGTGGTCAACGAAGCGATGAAGCTGGCCGCAGCACAAGCTATCGCCTCCGCCGTTACTGACGAGGAGCGGAACGAGCAGTATATCATCCCGAGTATTTTTAATGATCAGGTCGTCCCGCTCGTGCGCAAAGCCGTCATCAACGCGGCCATTGCCACCGGTGTGTCCCGGCGCATTCCGCCGGATTTCCGGTGA
- a CDS encoding S-layer homology domain-containing protein, with amino-acid sequence MSDIDGSYAKDAIMELVNKGIINGKGDGKFEIADYAFQWVRSGVSPSNLLIPSLLKANLSKPHPKNGPLAVLFFYTNKFPPTNLSKI; translated from the coding sequence ATGTCGGACATTGACGGTTCCTATGCGAAAGATGCCATTATGGAGCTGGTCAACAAGGGGATCATTAACGGAAAAGGAGACGGAAAATTTGAGATTGCCGATTATGCCTTCCAGTGGGTGAGGAGCGGCGTCTCCCCGTCGAATTTATTGATTCCGAGCCTCTTGAAGGCTAATCTTTCAAAGCCCCACCCCAAGAACGGCCCCCTGGCCGTTCTTTTTTTCTACACCAACAAGTTCCCGCCAACGAATTTATCCAAAATATGA
- a CDS encoding lysophospholipid acyltransferase family protein, with protein MSIEKKPGKIAQRLVLSALRAFLQSRSQIKVERNDTVGLKPPYLILANHVTNWDPFYINCYVDEPISFVTGASLFRNTLLAKLLNYTGAIPKMKNKNDTRTIRSMIKAKQSGRVIGLFPEGNRNWDGTTEPLFYSTAKLVKLLDVPVVIATISGAHLSSPRWAENHRRGPIHLSFEKKWDAGAFANHTPDEIHHLLTEALAHDDAEWQSQTGAAYYGKAPAHYLERLLFICPHCEVPGRLRSEQDLFGCTACGYTVRYTPQGKFAQFTHPLRFSTTRDWNRWQLERLNQVIQEPEQLTSWESVMQDPVHMYVSEGEQPFQSLGTGQLRWNADHEDSLTFQGDNGQPYSFPFTELEGINVQLHHKFEFYVGDKLYRFLFYQPRTSAYKWLKFMTALEQRALR; from the coding sequence GTGAGCATTGAGAAAAAACCGGGAAAAATCGCGCAGCGGCTCGTGTTGTCGGCCCTACGCGCATTCCTCCAAAGCCGTTCCCAGATCAAGGTGGAGCGCAACGATACCGTGGGCTTGAAGCCGCCGTATCTGATTTTGGCGAACCATGTAACCAACTGGGACCCGTTCTATATCAACTGTTACGTGGACGAGCCGATCAGCTTCGTGACCGGAGCTTCCCTGTTCCGGAACACGTTGCTGGCCAAGCTGCTGAATTACACCGGGGCAATCCCCAAAATGAAAAATAAAAACGATACGCGGACGATCCGCAGCATGATCAAAGCCAAGCAGAGCGGACGCGTCATCGGTCTCTTCCCGGAAGGGAACCGGAACTGGGACGGGACGACCGAGCCGTTGTTCTATTCCACGGCCAAGCTGGTGAAGTTGCTGGATGTTCCGGTGGTCATCGCCACCATTTCCGGCGCTCATCTGTCCTCTCCCCGTTGGGCGGAGAACCATCGCAGGGGACCCATTCACCTCTCCTTCGAGAAAAAATGGGACGCTGGCGCATTCGCCAACCATACCCCAGATGAGATCCATCACCTGCTGACGGAGGCGTTGGCGCATGACGATGCAGAGTGGCAATCCCAAACCGGGGCTGCCTATTACGGTAAAGCCCCGGCGCATTACCTGGAGCGCCTGCTGTTTATCTGCCCGCACTGCGAAGTACCAGGCCGCCTCCGCTCCGAACAAGACTTGTTCGGCTGCACGGCCTGCGGCTATACCGTTCGCTACACGCCGCAGGGCAAATTCGCGCAGTTTACCCATCCGCTGCGCTTCTCGACTACGCGGGACTGGAATCGCTGGCAGCTGGAACGGCTGAATCAAGTAATACAAGAACCGGAACAGCTCACCTCCTGGGAATCCGTCATGCAGGATCCCGTGCATATGTATGTGTCGGAAGGAGAGCAGCCCTTTCAATCGCTGGGAACGGGACAACTGCGCTGGAACGCTGATCACGAAGATTCCCTTACGTTTCAAGGGGATAACGGACAGCCGTATTCCTTCCCATTTACCGAGTTGGAGGGGATCAACGTACAGCTTCACCACAAGTTTGAATTTTATGTCGGCGATAAGCTGTATCGGTTCCTGTTTTACCAACCGCGAACCTCGGCTTACAAATGGCTCAAATTTATGACCGCGCTGGAACAGCGTGCACTCCGGTAG
- a CDS encoding sodium/glutamate symporter family protein gives MDNSWSFVIDFTLLSLLMVVSAVLKARIPLLRKIIVPTSMVAGILGLIVGPELLGWLNFNLDRLGQLVYHLMAIGFIALSLKEREVSNSPAVMKSGMLIVSTYLIQGLVGFGLLLILTELFYPDMFPGIGLLLPLGYGQGPGQAYSIGSRWEALGLEGGGNLGLTIAGFGFIWAVIPGIILMNFLIRHPKFKQAASRPLKERTEVTEKSEEGEIPLSDAIDKLTYQIALIGFIYLVTYLTLRGLEAVLTPLGTYGETLAQLLIGFHFLIGSLYAMLFRWILNRWKQAGFQLEHSPNNYLLQRISGFSFDYMIAASIAAISIYALKQYLTPVLILTTVGGLVTVWFIVWLVPRVLPEDKLPNVLGFYGMLTGTISTGLALVKAVDSKFQSNTTDNLVMGSASAIMFGFPLLLILNIPIVGYLQNQPVMYLYTFGALFLYFAILTGLLLYRSRKTTA, from the coding sequence TTGGATAATTCATGGTCTTTCGTGATCGACTTTACGCTGCTTTCGCTGCTGATGGTCGTATCGGCCGTCCTCAAGGCGCGCATTCCACTGTTGCGCAAAATCATCGTCCCCACCTCCATGGTCGCCGGCATCCTCGGATTGATCGTGGGTCCGGAGCTGCTCGGGTGGCTGAATTTCAACCTCGATCGTCTGGGGCAACTGGTCTACCATCTGATGGCGATCGGATTCATTGCCCTCTCCCTCAAAGAACGGGAGGTGTCCAACAGCCCGGCGGTCATGAAATCTGGGATGCTCATCGTCTCGACGTACCTTATCCAAGGGCTGGTGGGATTTGGTCTGCTCCTGATCCTGACGGAGCTTTTCTATCCCGACATGTTCCCAGGCATCGGCTTGCTGCTCCCTCTCGGGTATGGACAAGGTCCGGGACAAGCCTATTCGATCGGCAGCCGTTGGGAGGCTTTGGGGCTTGAAGGCGGCGGGAACCTCGGCCTAACCATTGCCGGGTTCGGCTTCATCTGGGCCGTGATTCCCGGAATCATTCTGATGAACTTCCTGATCCGCCATCCGAAATTTAAACAGGCGGCATCCCGCCCACTCAAAGAACGCACCGAGGTCACGGAAAAATCAGAAGAAGGCGAAATTCCGCTCAGTGACGCGATCGACAAGCTGACCTACCAAATCGCGCTGATCGGCTTTATTTACCTGGTCACTTACTTGACGTTACGTGGACTGGAGGCGGTGCTGACTCCACTCGGGACCTATGGGGAAACATTGGCCCAACTGCTGATTGGCTTCCACTTCCTCATCGGCAGCCTGTACGCCATGTTGTTCCGGTGGATCCTCAACCGTTGGAAGCAAGCGGGCTTCCAGTTGGAGCATTCCCCGAACAACTACCTGTTGCAGCGGATCTCCGGATTTTCCTTCGATTACATGATCGCCGCCTCGATCGCTGCGATCTCGATCTACGCGTTGAAGCAATACTTGACGCCGGTACTCATCCTAACGACAGTCGGCGGGTTAGTAACGGTATGGTTTATAGTTTGGTTAGTGCCGCGGGTGTTGCCGGAGGACAAATTGCCAAACGTTCTCGGTTTTTACGGGATGCTGACCGGAACGATTTCTACCGGGCTTGCGCTCGTCAAAGCCGTCGATTCGAAATTTCAGTCGAATACGACGGACAACTTGGTCATGGGCAGCGCGTCCGCAATTATGTTCGGATTTCCACTGTTGCTGATTTTGAACATCCCCATCGTCGGGTATCTGCAAAATCAACCGGTGATGTACCTGTACACCTTTGGCGCCCTATTCCTGTATTTCGCGATTCTGACGGGCTTGCTGCTGTACCGGTCCCGGAAAACGACCGCCTAA
- a CDS encoding HAAS signaling domain-containing protein has protein sequence MRRLEKQELTHRLPERSREDIALELRSTIEDMLAEEPSEAEVKEALTQLGDPAVLAAQYRDQPTFLIGPRFYETYVQVLKMIVPIVVVITLLSLIANQIITYSGEVVPAEAAAVLLSKAIGTVFSTGVQTVFWIILAFVILERTGTGNELPLNGKFKAWTPDDLKDTRYVSAKKVIKKSEVFASLMWRAIWGSVYFNADRLIGVYEKGRNGIEMTTPIFNQEVLLSYWPFIAVVLALDVALAIYKWIVAQWNVKIAFLNVANHVLSLVVFGTIIGNAELLSPGFIAKLEDIFGLGVSGFNSGWIMWVVLFAYMLFAALDSY, from the coding sequence CTGCGCCGGCTGGAGAAGCAGGAACTTACTCACCGGCTGCCGGAACGGAGCCGGGAGGACATCGCGCTGGAGCTGCGCTCCACGATTGAGGATATGCTGGCGGAGGAACCCAGCGAAGCCGAAGTGAAGGAGGCGCTGACTCAATTGGGCGATCCGGCCGTGTTGGCCGCTCAGTATCGGGACCAACCAACGTTTTTGATCGGGCCTCGCTTCTATGAAACTTATGTTCAGGTCTTGAAAATGATTGTCCCGATCGTGGTCGTAATTACCCTCCTTTCGCTGATTGCCAACCAAATCATTACGTATTCTGGTGAAGTCGTTCCGGCGGAGGCCGCGGCGGTCCTGCTCAGCAAAGCTATCGGGACGGTGTTTAGCACGGGGGTGCAGACCGTATTTTGGATTATCCTGGCGTTTGTCATTCTGGAACGGACGGGAACCGGCAATGAACTGCCGCTGAACGGCAAGTTCAAAGCTTGGACGCCGGATGATTTGAAGGATACCCGATATGTCTCTGCGAAGAAAGTGATCAAGAAAAGCGAGGTATTCGCCAGCCTCATGTGGAGGGCGATATGGGGAAGCGTCTATTTTAACGCAGATCGGTTGATTGGCGTATATGAGAAAGGCCGAAACGGCATAGAAATGACGACTCCGATCTTTAATCAGGAGGTACTGCTTTCGTATTGGCCGTTTATCGCGGTGGTTCTTGCGCTGGATGTTGCTCTGGCGATCTACAAATGGATCGTTGCCCAATGGAACGTGAAGATCGCGTTCCTGAACGTGGCCAACCACGTCCTTTCGTTGGTGGTGTTCGGCACCATCATCGGAAATGCAGAGCTGCTGTCCCCCGGTTTTATCGCGAAGTTGGAGGATATTTTCGGATTGGGAGTTTCCGGCTTCAACTCCGGATGGATCATGTGGGTGGTGTTGTTTGCTTACATGTTGTTCGCAGCCTTGGACAGTTACTAA
- a CDS encoding sensor histidine kinase: MDNHTDKPKFRSFRFQMIRLFGLSMILSAGTTFLTYLALREYYHTLLREDPLYNVRRMMREIGDINVFLIIFIPLSFLYFYLLTRRYVAYFREISRGINQLAGGDFTHRVHIPSGDEFGEIARDINLASEKLQQAVERGDFAENSKEQLVLNLAHDLRTPLTSVIGYLDFILQGKDLTAEQMKHYTTIAYTKSQRLEKLIDELFEVTRMNYGKLNIHRRPLDLSELLSQLTEEMYPVFEKNELTVRLKTEPQLMISGDGDLLARVFENLLSNAVRYGKDGEYVDVHGKMDGEEVVVRVTNYGDSIPPDELPHVFDMFFTGDRARTYQEGSTGLGLFIAKNIVEQHEGTISVQSDLIRTEFEVRLPKLRNL, from the coding sequence ATGGATAATCACACCGACAAACCGAAATTTCGCAGCTTTCGCTTCCAAATGATCCGGTTGTTCGGGCTGAGCATGATATTGTCTGCAGGGACAACCTTTCTGACTTATCTGGCGCTGCGGGAGTATTATCATACGCTGCTGCGTGAAGACCCGTTGTATAACGTCCGCCGGATGATGCGTGAGATCGGTGACATCAACGTGTTTCTAATTATCTTTATCCCGCTCTCGTTCTTATACTTCTATTTGCTGACTCGGCGTTATGTCGCGTATTTCCGGGAAATTTCCCGGGGAATCAATCAACTGGCGGGAGGAGACTTCACCCATCGGGTTCATATTCCTTCCGGCGACGAGTTCGGAGAGATTGCACGGGACATCAATTTGGCCAGCGAGAAGCTGCAGCAAGCCGTGGAACGGGGCGACTTTGCCGAGAACAGCAAGGAGCAACTTGTGCTGAACCTGGCCCATGATCTTCGGACCCCGCTAACTTCTGTGATTGGATATCTGGATTTCATCCTGCAAGGGAAAGACCTCACCGCCGAGCAGATGAAGCATTACACCACGATCGCCTACACCAAATCGCAGCGTCTGGAGAAGCTGATCGACGAGTTGTTCGAAGTTACGCGAATGAATTACGGTAAGCTGAACATCCATCGCCGGCCGCTTGATTTGAGCGAGCTGCTGAGTCAATTAACCGAAGAGATGTACCCCGTGTTTGAAAAAAATGAGCTGACCGTTCGCCTAAAAACCGAACCGCAGCTGATGATCTCCGGCGATGGCGATCTGCTTGCCCGCGTCTTTGAGAACTTGCTGTCCAATGCCGTTCGTTACGGCAAAGACGGGGAGTACGTTGACGTCCATGGGAAGATGGACGGGGAAGAGGTTGTCGTGCGCGTGACCAACTACGGGGACTCCATTCCGCCGGACGAGCTGCCGCATGTGTTTGATATGTTCTTCACCGGCGATCGTGCGCGTACGTATCAGGAAGGCAGCACCGGTCTTGGCCTGTTTATCGCCAAAAATATCGTGGAGCAGCACGAAGGCACCATCTCGGTGCAAAGCGATCTGATTCGGACCGAGTTTGAAGTGAGGTTGCCAAAGCTTAGAAACTTATGA
- a CDS encoding response regulator transcription factor, whose protein sequence is MKPITVLIADDEPEIADLIELHLAREGYRCIKASNGQEALDVIQTQSVDLAILDIMMPKIDGYEVTRQIREKHHLPIIFLSAKATDLDKITGLVRGADDYMTKPFNPMELVARVNAQLRRFIQLNPSVAGPPDEPVLEAGGLVIHPEHRTVFLYGEPVELTPKEFDILVLLANHPKKVFSSEHIFEKVWGEAYYEGGNTVMVHIRSLRKKLGEDRHKNKLIKTVWGVGYTFNG, encoded by the coding sequence ATGAAACCTATCACGGTATTGATTGCGGACGATGAGCCGGAAATCGCCGACTTGATCGAGCTGCACCTGGCCCGGGAAGGATACCGCTGCATCAAAGCGTCCAACGGGCAGGAGGCGCTGGATGTCATCCAGACGCAATCCGTGGATCTTGCGATCTTGGACATTATGATGCCGAAGATCGATGGGTATGAAGTGACCCGGCAAATCCGGGAGAAGCACCATCTGCCGATCATTTTCTTAAGTGCAAAAGCAACCGATCTGGATAAAATCACCGGCCTGGTACGCGGGGCGGACGATTATATGACGAAGCCGTTTAATCCGATGGAGCTGGTGGCCCGGGTGAACGCCCAACTGCGGCGCTTTATCCAGCTGAACCCGTCGGTTGCCGGTCCCCCGGATGAGCCGGTGCTGGAGGCCGGAGGGCTTGTGATCCATCCCGAGCACCGGACAGTGTTCCTCTACGGCGAACCGGTAGAGCTGACGCCGAAAGAGTTTGATATCTTGGTCCTGCTGGCCAATCATCCGAAGAAGGTGTTCAGTTCGGAGCATATTTTTGAGAAGGTCTGGGGCGAGGCTTATTATGAAGGCGGGAATACGGTCATGGTGCATATCCGAAGCTTGCGCAAGAAGCTGGGGGAAGACCGGCACAAGAACAAGCTGATCAAAACCGTCTGGGGAGTAGGGTACACGTTCAATGGATAA
- a CDS encoding winged helix-turn-helix transcriptional regulator, whose product MKEKKYNISVEATLEVIGGKWKCVILCHLTHGRKRTSELKRLMPDITQKMLTQQLRELEADGVIRRIVYQEVPPRVEYELSEYGESLRGILDALCAWGEQHIHKVYGSYDVLEENVLNEHLKS is encoded by the coding sequence ATGAAAGAGAAGAAATATAATATCTCCGTAGAAGCGACGCTTGAGGTGATAGGCGGGAAGTGGAAATGCGTGATCCTGTGCCACTTGACGCACGGTCGGAAACGAACCAGTGAATTAAAACGCCTGATGCCCGACATCACTCAGAAAATGTTGACCCAACAGCTTCGCGAACTGGAGGCCGACGGCGTTATTCGCCGGATCGTCTACCAGGAGGTCCCGCCTCGGGTCGAGTATGAGCTAAGCGAATACGGGGAGAGCTTACGGGGAATTTTGGATGCGCTGTGCGCCTGGGGAGAGCAGCATATCCACAAGGTGTATGGCAGCTATGATGTTCTGGAAGAGAACGTGCTGAATGAACATTTGAAATCGTAA